A window of the Hordeum vulgare subsp. vulgare chromosome 5H, MorexV3_pseudomolecules_assembly, whole genome shotgun sequence genome harbors these coding sequences:
- the LOC123397507 gene encoding diacylglycerol kinase 2 isoform X2: protein MDLVGSLLINMTRWVDPSGIEFFGWLITVGSFGLAALIYGLLRLQREASLYWLKAATREKKAASKALRCPCSSHTWTVDCFRVGQPSTCCVCLSLLGSPQGVGSRAPDADVVCRCSVCGVAAHWYCLQGADKDCKCVTQAGASTLLHHWSERWVEMDDSTEISTFCYYCDEPCGVPFLGVSPIWRCLWCQRQIHVDCHAKLLKETGNTCDLGLLSRLIVPPLSVKQVGQGPATGGVFNSIKEGFVTSSVRGRIRRPRSKKRMKNQSGVKTIPISADSSILDSVLEGFARLQNLNGKYTLANPKLSGNTLKQTRGSDITNGEEKKYELVNLPQDSRPLLVFINGKSGGRNGPSLRRRLNMLLNPIQIFELSASQGPEVGLQLFQNVKHFRILVCGGDGTVAWVLDAIEKQNYESPPPVAILPLGTGNDLSRVTRWGGGLSSVEGQGGICALLNGIDHAAVTVLDRWNVAMVQFVNKLIYAREGAKDMMDRSCSDLPWHVSLEVDGKNIEIPEDAEGVIILNIASYMGGVDLWQNDNNHDDDFSSQSMHDKILEVVCISGTWHLGKLQVGLSRAHRLAQGRVIRFHLHSSFPVQVDGEPWIQPPGCLEISHRGQMFMLRRPSEEPTGHAAAVMSDVLVNAECNGVIDAAQKRLLLHEIALRLSS, encoded by the exons ATGGACCTGGTGGGATCACTGTTGATAAACATGACCCGCTGGGTTGACCCTTCTGGGATTGAATTCTTCGGGTGGCTCATCACAGTCGGTTCCTTTGGCCTGGCCGCGCTCATCTACGGTCTCCTCAGGTTGCAGAGGGAGGCGTCGCTCTACTGGCTCAAGGCGGCCACCAGGGAGAAGAAGGCTGCGTCCAAGGCGCTACGGTGCCCCTGCTCAAGCCATACCTGGACTGTGGACTGCTTCCGTGTTGGCCAACCTTCGACGTGCTGTGTGTGCCTGTCGTTGCTGGGCTCGCCTCAGGGTGTAGGCTCGAGGGCCCCTGATGCTGATGTTGTTTGCCGGTGCTCTGTGTGTGGAGTGGCGGCTCATTGGTACTGCTTACAGGGCGCTGACAAGGACTGTAAGTGTGTCACGCAGGCTGGTGCttccactttgctgcatcactgGTCGGAGAGGTGGGTGGAGATGGACGATAGCACGGAGATATCAACCTTCTGTTATTACTGCGATGAGCCCTGTGGTGTGCCATTCCTTGGCGTCTCTCCTATATGGCGCTGTCTTTGGTGCCAGAGGCAGATCCATGTCGATTGTCATGCAAAGCTGTTGAAGGAGACGGGGAACACTTGTGATCTTGGCCTGCTCAGTAGACTTATTGTTCCACCTCTATCGGTGAAACAAGTTGGTCAAGGTCCGGCAACCGGTGGAGTGTTCAACTCAATCAAAGAAGGGTTTGTCACTTCTTCAGTTAGGGGTCGGATTAGAAGGCCCCGCAGCAAGAAACGCATGAAGAATCAGTCTGGTGTTAAGACAATTCCGATTTCCGCAGACAGTTCAATTCTCGACTCTGTTCTTGAAGGATTTGCTAGACTGCAGAACCTGAATGGAAAGTATACTCTGGCAAACCCCAAGTTATCTGGAAACACTCTCAAGCAAACACGTGGATCTGACATTACTAACGGAGAGGAAAAGAAGTATGAGCTTGTAAATTTGCCACAAGATTCGAGGCCGCTGCTTGTTTTCATCAACGGCAAGAGTGGGGGCCGTAATGGGCCTTCTCTTAGAAGAAGACTGAACATGCTGCTGAATCCCATACAG ATATTCGAGCTAAGCGCTTCTCAGGGTCCTGAAGTTGGATTGCAACTATTCCAAAATGTAAAACACTTCAGAATTCTTGTTTGCGGTGGGGATGGAACTGTGGCATGGGTTCTTGATGCCATAGAGAAACAGAACTATGAATCCCCTCCCCCTGTTGCCATTCTTCCGCTAGGAACAGGAAATGACCTATCACGTGTTACCCGCTGGGGTGGAGGTTTGTCTTCTGTTGAAGGACAAGGGGGAATATGTGCACTTTTAAATGGCATTGATCACGCAGCAGTTACGGTTCTTGATCGCTGGAATGTAG CCATGGTGCAGTTTGTGAACAAGCTGATATATGCTAGAGAAGGCGCTAAGGATATGATGGATAGGTCATGTTCCGATTTACCATGGCATGTTAGCCTTGAAGTTGATGGAAAGAACATTGAAATTCCAGAG GATGCAGAAGGTGTGATCATTCTGAATATAGCTAGCTACATGGGTGGTGTTGATCTTTGGCAAAATGACAATAATCATGACGATGATTTCAGTTCACAATCAATGCATGACAAAATACTTGAGGTGGTCTGTATATCTGGGACATGGCATCTCGGCAAACTGCAG GTAGGACTATCGAGAGCACATCGGCTAGCCCAAGGAAGAGTTATAAGATTTCACCTGCACAGTTCATTCCCTGTTCAGGTTGATGGTGAACCATGGATCCAGCCACCTGGGTGCCTTGAGATATCTCACCGTGGACAG ATGTTCATGTTGAGGAGGCCATCTGAAGAGCCCACTGGGCATGCTGCGGCAGTCATGAGTGACGTCCTTGTGAATGCAGAGTGCAATGGTGTTATTGACGCTGCTCAGAAGAGATTGCTCCTCCACGAGATAGCACTCCGTTTATCCTCCTGA
- the LOC123397507 gene encoding diacylglycerol kinase 2 isoform X1 — MDLVGSLLINMTRWVDPSGIEFFGWLITVGSFGLAALIYGLLRLQREASLYWLKAATREKKAASKALRCPCSSHTWTVDCFRVGQPSTCCVCLSLLGSPQGVGSRAPDADVVCRCSVCGVAAHWYCLQGADKDCKCVTQAGASTLLHHWSERWVEMDDSTEISTFCYYCDEPCGVPFLGVSPIWRCLWCQRQIHVDCHAKLLKETGNTCDLGLLSRLIVPPLSVKQVGQGPATGGVFNSIKEGFVTSSVRGRIRRPRSKKRMKNQSGVKTIPISADSSILDSVLEGFARLQNLNGKYTLANPKLSGNTLKQTRGSDITNGEEKKYELVNLPQDSRPLLVFINGKSGGRNGPSLRRRLNMLLNPIQIFELSASQGPEVGLQLFQNVKHFRILVCGGDGTVAWVLDAIEKQNYESPPPVAILPLGTGNDLSRVTRWGGGLSSVEGQGGICALLNGIDHAAVTVLDRWNVAIKETNGAQGQCTKQVKFMTNYLGIGCDAKVAYDFHTTREERPDKFSSQFVNKLIYAREGAKDMMDRSCSDLPWHVSLEVDGKNIEIPEDAEGVIILNIASYMGGVDLWQNDNNHDDDFSSQSMHDKILEVVCISGTWHLGKLQVGLSRAHRLAQGRVIRFHLHSSFPVQVDGEPWIQPPGCLEISHRGQMFMLRRPSEEPTGHAAAVMSDVLVNAECNGVIDAAQKRLLLHEIALRLSS; from the exons ATGGACCTGGTGGGATCACTGTTGATAAACATGACCCGCTGGGTTGACCCTTCTGGGATTGAATTCTTCGGGTGGCTCATCACAGTCGGTTCCTTTGGCCTGGCCGCGCTCATCTACGGTCTCCTCAGGTTGCAGAGGGAGGCGTCGCTCTACTGGCTCAAGGCGGCCACCAGGGAGAAGAAGGCTGCGTCCAAGGCGCTACGGTGCCCCTGCTCAAGCCATACCTGGACTGTGGACTGCTTCCGTGTTGGCCAACCTTCGACGTGCTGTGTGTGCCTGTCGTTGCTGGGCTCGCCTCAGGGTGTAGGCTCGAGGGCCCCTGATGCTGATGTTGTTTGCCGGTGCTCTGTGTGTGGAGTGGCGGCTCATTGGTACTGCTTACAGGGCGCTGACAAGGACTGTAAGTGTGTCACGCAGGCTGGTGCttccactttgctgcatcactgGTCGGAGAGGTGGGTGGAGATGGACGATAGCACGGAGATATCAACCTTCTGTTATTACTGCGATGAGCCCTGTGGTGTGCCATTCCTTGGCGTCTCTCCTATATGGCGCTGTCTTTGGTGCCAGAGGCAGATCCATGTCGATTGTCATGCAAAGCTGTTGAAGGAGACGGGGAACACTTGTGATCTTGGCCTGCTCAGTAGACTTATTGTTCCACCTCTATCGGTGAAACAAGTTGGTCAAGGTCCGGCAACCGGTGGAGTGTTCAACTCAATCAAAGAAGGGTTTGTCACTTCTTCAGTTAGGGGTCGGATTAGAAGGCCCCGCAGCAAGAAACGCATGAAGAATCAGTCTGGTGTTAAGACAATTCCGATTTCCGCAGACAGTTCAATTCTCGACTCTGTTCTTGAAGGATTTGCTAGACTGCAGAACCTGAATGGAAAGTATACTCTGGCAAACCCCAAGTTATCTGGAAACACTCTCAAGCAAACACGTGGATCTGACATTACTAACGGAGAGGAAAAGAAGTATGAGCTTGTAAATTTGCCACAAGATTCGAGGCCGCTGCTTGTTTTCATCAACGGCAAGAGTGGGGGCCGTAATGGGCCTTCTCTTAGAAGAAGACTGAACATGCTGCTGAATCCCATACAG ATATTCGAGCTAAGCGCTTCTCAGGGTCCTGAAGTTGGATTGCAACTATTCCAAAATGTAAAACACTTCAGAATTCTTGTTTGCGGTGGGGATGGAACTGTGGCATGGGTTCTTGATGCCATAGAGAAACAGAACTATGAATCCCCTCCCCCTGTTGCCATTCTTCCGCTAGGAACAGGAAATGACCTATCACGTGTTACCCGCTGGGGTGGAGGTTTGTCTTCTGTTGAAGGACAAGGGGGAATATGTGCACTTTTAAATGGCATTGATCACGCAGCAGTTACGGTTCTTGATCGCTGGAATGTAGCCATCAAAGAGACGAATGGGGCACAAGGTCAATGCACCAAGCAAGTAAAATTTATGACTAATTATCTAG GTATAGGATGTGATGCCAAGGTTGCATATGATTTCCACACAACTAGGGAGGAAAGGCCAGATAAATTTAGCAGTCAG TTTGTGAACAAGCTGATATATGCTAGAGAAGGCGCTAAGGATATGATGGATAGGTCATGTTCCGATTTACCATGGCATGTTAGCCTTGAAGTTGATGGAAAGAACATTGAAATTCCAGAG GATGCAGAAGGTGTGATCATTCTGAATATAGCTAGCTACATGGGTGGTGTTGATCTTTGGCAAAATGACAATAATCATGACGATGATTTCAGTTCACAATCAATGCATGACAAAATACTTGAGGTGGTCTGTATATCTGGGACATGGCATCTCGGCAAACTGCAG GTAGGACTATCGAGAGCACATCGGCTAGCCCAAGGAAGAGTTATAAGATTTCACCTGCACAGTTCATTCCCTGTTCAGGTTGATGGTGAACCATGGATCCAGCCACCTGGGTGCCTTGAGATATCTCACCGTGGACAG ATGTTCATGTTGAGGAGGCCATCTGAAGAGCCCACTGGGCATGCTGCGGCAGTCATGAGTGACGTCCTTGTGAATGCAGAGTGCAATGGTGTTATTGACGCTGCTCAGAAGAGATTGCTCCTCCACGAGATAGCACTCCGTTTATCCTCCTGA